Genomic DNA from Scatophagus argus isolate fScaArg1 chromosome 15, fScaArg1.pri, whole genome shotgun sequence:
GGGTCTTCCGACGCAGACAGATGTTTTACTGCTGCAGAGGTGAGCTGTGATCCACCAcctctttgtcctcctgtcGTGCCCTGACATGGTATTAAGGAGGGAATTTATGATTAGGCCTTAAGTGCTTCTCTATGGCAGCGAAACGGCGTCAATTGAGCCACAGCAGCAACGATTTACTGCGAATCAGTCTGATAAATCGAAGGCAAAGGTTTGGCCAAGGGGACCTCTGAGGGTTCCTTTTCCTGTTCAGGACGAATAGATAGATTGGCACTATTTAGGAGTGATCCGCTgagagaggatgatgatgatgatgatgatgatgactggaCGCTGGCATTCTTAGAACTTTTAAGTGTGTGAGATTTTGGTAACCTCATGCGGCCCTCGGACTCTGGGAAGCGGCTTTACCCGCGTAATCGGCCATAAAAACCGGAAGAAAGCTGCTCTGAAAAATCTTTGGGTGGTGATCTAATGTCTTAAATTCTATACTGAGATGAACGGACTCATAAATTAAGTGAAGCGTAAGGGTTTTTAGGACAATATTCCACACGTGGTGTAATACTGATGGATATCTTTTGAGGTTCTAATTGGCGGAGAAGATGATCGTTTAAGTTTGTGTCCTGAAAATAAAGAGTACAGAAATCAGAGGCCTTTTCTACGCGTTTTAATTTCCATGTCATCTCGGCATGATAATATGCGGTGGAAATGATTTGCTTTCCTAAATTGGCGCACATCATGGATGACCAAAGAAAGGATCAGCAAGcgtattatttaaaaaaaaactttagtcACTAAACTCAGCAATGTAAGTAATGTAAAATTCCCTGCAGAAAAGTACTGACTTTTGCTTGAGAAATAAAGTTCACTGACGCCGTGTACTTTGTCCACTCTGTCTCAAACAGTGAAACCAGCTTGAGACCTGAGTccttttgaaaatatttttatttcgATAGACAACAACGATATACACATACAATCAAAGCGCTATAAAAGCcaacatttaagaaaaataacttGTCCTTAAAAAAGATTGCATCTAAGGTAAGAGCTTTAcgtttcctttttcttttctttttttttttttcctttttacaaGAGCTGTGGAGATTGAAGATTAAAACCCGACCCACGACAAATATCACAACTCATACTGTAAATCTGACAAaggaataaacagaaaaaaaaaacaaaaacattttggctATACGACATGTAAACTGCCAGAACGATTCACAGgaaaaatcacaacaaacacaacaataagttacataaaataattcgaataaataaataaataaacatatgatgaaaaatattgCAACAAtcttcaataataataataacaataataataaaatatgtgccagcattcaaaattaaaacagtctatgttgacttttttttaaggCAGTTATACAGCGGGATTTGGATGTGTATGTAGGCTATGTCGGACTAGGCTTATTTGTATACTAAAGGCATTTGTGGTTCTACTAAACAGAGAATGCTTCACTcactcttttttcccccaccaaCACAAAGTTGGTAAGTTCTGTCATTCACAAACTAGCGTAAAGCTACAGTGATACAGCAATCACGGTCGGTGAATTGAAAAGGCTTTGATGAGGAAAAGGATTTCTGAGAATCTTAAGACATTTCTTAGGTCTAGAAGCTATCATTGAACACATGTGCTGTCCTAGAAAAATACCCTTTTAACAGTCAAACTAACGCTTTgtattcttttcttcttcttttttttttcttgataaactAATTTGAGAAAGAAAATCTCAAAATAGGCCTATGTAGTTCAAATATAGAGAGAAGCATTCAACAATCACTGATTGGCATGGAAAAGACACCTCATTAAACACCACTTAAACATCGAACCGCTCTGCCTTTCATTGGCCTAAAGTTATGGCAGTTAGCATCACGAACTTATTTTTATTCCCCAAAgccacttttttctttctcttttttgtttcttcttttgttatttttttttttaattctcccaccccaccccagGAAAGGCACGAGTTTTGTGTTGTCTTTAGCAGGCGGGGCGCACCGGCATTTGGAGCAGGATGACCTGCCTGTTCTCCGAGGGGTGGCACTTGTTTATGTGCCTGGTGAGCCCTGGCGAGCTGTAGAGAGTGGCGGGGCAGTATTTGCACGGGTAAATCTGGGAGGAGTGCATGAGGCGCAGGTGTCTCTCCTGGCCGGCCCTGCTGGTGAAGCTCTCCCCGCACACCGGGCACAGCAGGCAGTCCACCGGGCTCAGATTGAGAGGGCTTTGGTTTGAGGCTTCCTCTGAGGGAGGTGATgatgctgaggaggaggaggaggaggaggaggaggaggataccGAAGCCTGCTCTGCCGGGCGGTCGCTGGTTTGAAACCCGTGCTCCTCCAGCACTTTCTTTTGCAAGGCCTGGTGTCCCATGATGTGTTTTCTTAGGTATGCTTGTCGCTTAAACCTCTTCCCGCAGAACTGGCAGTCATATGAGCCATCTTCAGAGCCCGACTCGGACAGACCTGGACTCGGGGTGTCTCTGTCACTCATGTCTTTGGCTTCGTCGGAGACTGACTTGACACCTAGTGGTGGTATTTTGGCCATTTCAGTTTTGATGCCCTGTGCGGGTGACATCGCCGGTACGCCGGTGGTCCGGGGTTTGTGCCAGCGGCGGTGGGAGGCAAGGTTGGCAGGGCAGCTGAACATCTTATCGCACTCGGGACACCGGTACTCGACCCTGACAATGCGTGAGCACTTGTGCTGAGCCAGAGAGAAGGGATCCGCATACGCCTCCTTGCACAGCTGGCACACAAACTCCCCTAAAGGCTTGTTTCCTCCGGAGGACTGCGCCCTCGGCTTCATCTCCACCGGCCCCTCTTTGATTTTGAGACCAAGCACGGGAGAAGTCGTCACTTCATCTTCAAAGTTGAGTTTTCTAATGGCTTTGGGTTTCTTGGAGGCGGGTTTAGATTTGCGCTCCGTGCCGTCAGCTGCGGGTCTTTTGGTACCGACCCGGTTGCTTGGTGCCGGGAGGCTGCTGGTGGTGCCGCTTcggctgctgttgctggtgcCGATTTTAAGGTCGACCGGGGCGTACATGAGATGGTCCAGACCGGAAAGGGAGGCAGGTGTCGGGAATGACTCGGCAGAAATAGGCGAGCCTAGATTGAAACTTCGCTCAAAATATTCCCTGTCGTGCTCCTTGCTGATGGGCCGGGTGGGGCTGTAGAGGGCTTGGCACACCGTCTCTGGGTTGCCGAACTGTGCCGGCTTCTCCAGTCTTGGTACCGGCgcctcagctgctgtgaaaTCCGGCGATGCTGCGGCTCGGTCCGGACTGGACGCTACGGACATCGGCGGGGAGGGGTCCGCCTGGCACAGCAAGGCAGCTGGGGTGGGTGGCTCCTGGAGGTCATCTTCGTCTGACCGAGTCCTGTAGGAAACATGTGCagatttcttgtttctttttaccAGGAATCCTTTGGGCATCTTGGCGAGTAACAGCAGAAAGGCACTTCGGGGAGGTGGGTGAAGTCTCGAGTATCCAGGTTTGTTAAAAATATGGCAACACAAGAAGCTTATGGGACTTTATCTCCCCAGTATATCGATCCTTCTGTTGCTGAAATGTTTTCGTCTCCAAGGCATAGCTCCACTCTTTTTATGCCGGAATGATGCTATTGTTCTCGCCCCCCCTGTTACAGCATCCCCGACCAATCGGATGAAACCAAGATCCCAGTGGATTTGATTGTGGGAGGGCTTACAGACTGGGTTTGGCGGATTTCGTTGGAGGATGTGCAGATAGCTTAGCAGATGTACTGGCGGTTTATTACATTAATGTGTGCGCTCAGCCCCTCCCCGACAGAGGCACACGCCGGGACCCTCCTCTTTTTACGGTCTGATGGGCCCCTATACAACTGCACACGTGCCACGGCTTTGTGGCTCTCCTCTGGGGGTCCCGGAGCTGCCAAAAGGAAATGTCCGTCACTGCAACAATCATCACAATTTAGAATTAAGACGGGAACGAGACAAGCTTGGTTAAATACAAACCAAAAGCTCTGTTTTTTCCTTATCTGCTATTTAAGGAGACAATTCATAACCGTGAAAGACATAACTGTAAGACAAACTCTCTTAGTTCAgtgagttcagtgtttttctcttttcatacaCGTacagttctttatttttccttagcCGTGCTCCAGCCTCTTTTACGCATCACCCATACGCACGTTACGCAGGCTTTtcaacaaaccaaacaagcCAGGTTTTAtagccttttattttattacgtcttaaataaatattatagaaggagtgttttctttattttaggGCACGTGTCTGTCTCGGTAGTTTAACTCGACATATAAATCAGACATCTCGCTGCATACATAAGTAATAAGAAGGCCCTCTGGTCTTTGTGCACAATAGCCACGTCTGCCCGTGCTTGGATAtccctgtcttttctctctgtctaactctctctctctctcccactctctctctctctctctctctctctctctctctctctctctctctctctctttcgttTGAAAGGCAAATTGACCTCTTAACTGTGAAACGGGACTCACGGCCAATCTGGCCCACAGCTAGACGCGTGCTGGGCGGAATCAGTGCTCCAGACAAAGAAGGCCGCAGTGGAGGCTTGTGCTGCAAACTGCTGCAGAGGTATAACTACCAAAAAGCTCAAATGAAGCTGCTGCCGAACTGCTGTTTGCATAAACATGTGCTGTTGTCAGGATGTTAACTGTTGACTGCAAGGCCCATTCAGTTAAGAGAAGCTTTTAAACTTTAAGTTTAAAAGTTGTTTGAGTTAAGTAAAGATGTTGCACGATTAGTTATGccttattaatttattaaatcaaAACTCTGTTTAAATCGAGAACTCTGCAGCATCCCGAGTGccaaataaagacattttccaACAACTGTGGCCTGTTTTCTTTACCCTTATGTTATCTGCGCAGGCCTCATATATGGgtctatttttctgtctttctttctttctttttttcgtTGTAATGGCTAAATGTAGACTGCAGTGCGCCACTTGGCAGAGAGTGcattctttttgctttcagtctGGAGACCAGGGAGGAATTAATCTCCATCGTCGTGCATTGTTCCCCTCATTTGCATAAAGCTGCAGTATGCCCAAGTCAAATAATTACACAATCGGAGCTGAGCCGCAGGCCTGCGCCTTCTTTCAATAGGCCTCTGTGTCCCCGTGCCTTCTCACCTGCCTGAGAGCACACCGTTATTTTGGTTAGAAAGGGTTAAATGACagatttgttgaaaaaaaaaaaaaaaggtacataaacaaaattttaaaattttaaaataagggGACAGAGTTTTAAATTCCCTTGAAAATGCAGCTAAAACTaagacaacttttttttaaagtttaaacattAGTTTTTGTATGGGCCGAAAATCTCTTTTGTAAGTGTTTATACGTCACTTAATTTTAGAGCTTCACTGACTCGCTGTTAGTAATTAATACGCGCCCTAAAATGTCGACGTTTTCCAGTCATGTTGCTCAGTCTATCTGCGTTTGCCTCCTTTGCTCACTTACTTGTTCTTTCTGCATCCATTAGTCGTGGTTTGTTGAGACTACAAGCTTTGATGGCATTTTAACGAGTTTCTCTTTCCCCCGTGATAATTTCTGTGGGGCGCGTGGGCCTGTGCGGCTACACCGACGCATGCGCGTGTTTGATCAGTGGCGCGTGCTGCCCTGTTGGACGGGAAGCATAGGCGCCTAATTAGCATACAGCTGCAGCAGGCTCAGCTACACCCTCCCAAACCTTATCGGATGCTATAGGATTTTATATGTTGCTCTCATTTTCCGTTTGCCCATAGTCTACGCTGCCAATGTAATTACTTAGATAATATGATAAAAGTTGGAAATACACGAATAAGTAGGCCTAATGTTGTAAAATACGTTAATGTGATGATGAATCGTGTTTCCTTACACTTGGTCTAAAGTTGTTCGGCTTTCTCAAAACACTCACGTTTACATGATGCCTAATCTGCTGTAGGCCTGATAATTGACTGTGTAACTGTGTTGAGATTAGAACTAATACATTTGTGAGCTTCTGCTGCAAAGAAATCAGAGTCCAGTTCTGACTTCATTGCACCACCTACAGGATGAAGAATTAATGTTTAGATCAGATAGAGAGTTTACCTCTAGTATCCAAAGCATATCACCCATATCTCTTTGCAGACATCTCACCACGCTATTTCTGTCAAACATTAACCAAGTTACCAGGGAGCTGTGGAGCAGTTTGGCTGTTTTACAGAGATTAGATTAGCCTTATTTTCACTACAGATGTACAGAAACCTCCTGTACCTCCCACATGAGTGATTGGCTCCATGTGCTTTGCCAATCCAAGCCAATTTGAAAGTGCAGTAGGACATGTCTGTAATTGCTGCTCACTACATGGCCACCTTCAATGCATTGTCAATCAATTATTGTAATGGATTAGCTGAGGTCCTATTCTGGCTGGTTGTAATCTGATAGAGGACTCTTTCAGCACCACGGAGAGAGCCAGCGAGGGACCCAGATTTAATCAGGCTGGCTGTGGACACAGCACAGCCTCAGCTTTAGCCTTTGTCCTCGAAACTGAGAGCCGGCAGGCACCAATAAGAGAACAATGACACAGTAGAACAAAAGTGCCAGAGTTTAATGAAGTGATTGGTTTTTAAATATAGTTCTATATGAGCTTGTCCAAACcacatttaaactttttctGCAGAGGGAGGACAGCTCAGTTCTCCTCTGTTGCCCCATTGTTTTAAGTTGTGCTGTTGTAGCTTTGTTATTGTACCTTATTTCTGAATTAATATGCATATACCCATGcatttcattgcttttcttCGCTTTAGGTTAGCTATAAtatatctgttgtttttgtctgcaatTTTTATAGAGCAACCCACTGCCTGACTTGAGAGTAGGTGCCCTTTTCACGTCTAATTAGTCCTGTTGCTATTTGTTGACTGGTTCGTTGAGGACAACAGTTGCTACAGTGAAGGTATTAATTGTTGGtaaaaatgttctgttattTCCAAAGAGAAGGAAATTTTCAGTACAGTTTCAGAACTCAATCCCTATGACACACATATACCACAGAGTCAGAGTTGTGTTTTCACAGgggaaacagtaaaaacagagtTGTCTgcctttgaaaaacatttttttaatttataacaaGTTCAGCAGTGGGCCACCATTTGGGTTGCACACTGTTGATTCATAATGACTGGTTTCTGATTGAAGATCTGAAAAACTATCTGTAGGCAGTCTCGGGGGAGTCAGCCTGTACCTGTAAAGAGCAACAATAGTAAAAGGTTTGTAGCAagtttgaaggaaaaaaataaaagtcaggcTGTAGTATCGAGAAGATCAATGGGGAAATTGCCTGTTTGGCCATGAAAGCAACACAGAGGTCACTGTCTAGACTTTAAAGTGTACTTTAGAAGGATGCCCGTGAGACCCGGTTACTGTGAAAAGCCTTGTAAAGTGGTATAGCATTGAGCTTAAGACTAATGGACCTCGGTGTTGACTGGGAATGTCCCTGATGTCATCTGTACTTTTGACAGTGATGCTGATGACTCTGTGAGGACAAGGACAGCTGTTTCCGGGCTTTTATGCCATTTCTGAAGCTGCTATATCCTGCAGTGCATCTTTAGAGCgagtttattttaaatctaCAGTAAAATAAGTATGAAATGCATTATGAGCAATTGCAAAAGTTTGCTAATGACTTTGGGGGAAACCCTAGATGCTTTCATTGGTCATATCTGATGTTTTTTGTGTACGGACACATGAACAAAGGCTTCAAAGGAACAACATCAGCTTTCCTTTACCCTGTAAATAGCCTCTTATTAGAAAGAGATCTTCCTGCATATCAGGCATATCACTTGCTTGACTCCCAGGGGCATGTTTAGCTCTAATTTACTCATCAAAAACATCAGAGTGTCTCTCAATAAGCTATGCAGTCCATTGGTTGTTTGGGGTGGAGTCCCCTGTCAGAAAGCATGCCATGGAATGTTAAACACTAATTCACCTCTGAGCTGTGGAGGTGGATAAAGTGATTGTTCTATCTGGGAGCTGATTAAAAACGGCTCTGGCCTGTTTCTCCCCTCTGTGTTCACCTCTGATGTCCACCACATTCATTTCTGTATTCATGAGCGGATGAGAAAGTGCAGGCAGAGCGGCTGCCGTATTACAGATAATAAGGCCAGCGGGCACCACATTCGCTGCCACAGGTTTCCCCCTGCCCCTGCTCATTCAATTACTTCACAAGAGTCCTCCGAGGCACAGCTGCACTATGGGGGTGAAGAGGAGTAAATTGAGGTACAttcatgtagacacacacacactttgcagaTAGAAAGAAGTGCaggaggtacacacacatactgcagcaAGGGAAGCCAGCATACAAAGGATCTTGCTTAGCATTCAATGTGTTTCTCATGCAAGtagacaacaaaaaaaggtcCACTCTCTATTGCTCACTGGACTGAAGGTTGTAATGATATTGATGATGACTCCatgtaagaaaaatgaaatcaggACCATTGCTCATAGACTCCATATATGAGGTCACCATTATCTTGATGAaagtgcagacagcagctgtaTCATCTAGGAGCATGAGAGATGGGCTCTGGCAGACCTAATGGGCCATATCCTTTATCTATTGACATGTTGAGCTACACACTGTCATCTTTCTCGTAGTCTTAGTCAGCTTATCTCACGTATTCTTTCATTCGGCTTGTGTAGAAATCTCTGCTAAATACATAGCTTCCCTGTATCATGAATTCATATTCCAGATGGTGTGTTTTAAACCGTAGGTCTACATGTGGAAAGTCTGTGGAAGTTTCCCCCCACAGGCTGGGCTGGTTGCTGTCCATGGTACTGAATGTCTGTCCTTGAGTTTACAGAGGCAGCTGAGGCAGTCTCGTGtgctataaaaacacacagggccAGCGGGAAATAAGAGTTAATGCCCACACAGTGGCTTTAAGTGCCTGAGTGACGAAAGCCAACAGAATGAAcacttagattttttttcttttcttttcttttaatattaattgtgttttaatttgaacaCGAAAAAAGCAGGTCTCcatttgaagaaaacaaatatttgatttgCCAAAATTCCAACCATTTCTATGTTTGTCTGCaacagcttagcttagcacaaagactggaaacagttcCTCAACAGTATctctaaaaaaaatataagcCTAGCAGATCACAAATTGATACCTTATATCTCAATATTTTTAAtcagtacaaaataaaatgatggtATTTTGGTTTTACGAAGAAGTAGTAGTCCAGCACATAACCCTGTGTAACCCCATGTTTTGCAATTTGGTGTTCGGATGGATTAGACAAGCTAAATATGATGCCTTAATCAGTGAGTTTTAGTGCTGAGGAAGATTTAAAGAAGATgaagctaaccagctgctgactCCAACTACACATTAATGACACCTAACTCCCcgcaaaaaacaaactttttttaaatgcatatttcttcttcatttcatcCTGCTGACACTGAGGCTGTCATCCTTAGAGATTTACTGGAGttcaagaaaaataagaaaaatccTTAACATATGTGCGTCAAGAGAAAAACCTTTTGTTGACCTTTGACTTTGGAATGCCACATTTTCCTAAGTAAGAATTCACAGAATTTACACACTCTTCATTAGATGGCATAATTTGCATTCTCTTATAATTGTGCTGC
This window encodes:
- the insm1b gene encoding insulinoma-associated protein 1b, which encodes MPKGFLVKRNKKSAHVSYRTRSDEDDLQEPPTPAALLCQADPSPPMSVASSPDRAAASPDFTAAEAPVPRLEKPAQFGNPETVCQALYSPTRPISKEHDREYFERSFNLGSPISAESFPTPASLSGLDHLMYAPVDLKIGTSNSSRSGTTSSLPAPSNRVGTKRPAADGTERKSKPASKKPKAIRKLNFEDEVTTSPVLGLKIKEGPVEMKPRAQSSGGNKPLGEFVCQLCKEAYADPFSLAQHKCSRIVRVEYRCPECDKMFSCPANLASHRRWHKPRTTGVPAMSPAQGIKTEMAKIPPLGVKSVSDEAKDMSDRDTPSPGLSESGSEDGSYDCQFCGKRFKRQAYLRKHIMGHQALQKKVLEEHGFQTSDRPAEQASVSSSSSSSSSSSASSPPSEEASNQSPLNLSPVDCLLCPVCGESFTSRAGQERHLRLMHSSQIYPCKYCPATLYSSPGLTRHINKCHPSENRQVILLQMPVRPAC